The Shewanella sp. KX20019 genome window below encodes:
- a CDS encoding flagellar motor switch protein FliG, with protein sequence MDNLEQAAMLLLSMGEQGAAQVMAHLDRNDVQHLSHKMARLASITQNEAEAVLGRFFKGYQQQSGIARASRTYLQKTLDLALGDRVAKSLIDSIYGDEVKTLVKRLEWVEPQLLAREIANEHSQLQAVLLGLLPPESAAQVLQGLPTEVQDEVLVRIAQLGDIDREVVDELKQLVERCMLIAMGKSYTQISGVRQVADILNRFDGDREQLMEMLKLHDKQLANNVADNMFDFIILGRQKPETLQEIMAVVPADVLALALKGIDSELKSTLLSALPKRMSSAIETQVEAIGSVPLSQAIAARKEIMTLAKQMMDDGEFELQLFEEQVVE encoded by the coding sequence ATGGACAACCTAGAGCAAGCTGCCATGTTGCTGCTTAGCATGGGAGAGCAAGGTGCAGCGCAAGTCATGGCGCACTTGGATCGCAACGATGTACAGCATTTAAGTCACAAAATGGCGCGATTAGCGAGCATAACCCAGAACGAAGCTGAAGCAGTGCTGGGGCGCTTCTTTAAGGGTTATCAACAACAATCTGGTATCGCGCGAGCATCACGCACTTATTTGCAAAAAACGTTAGATCTCGCCCTAGGTGATCGCGTGGCCAAAAGTCTGATAGACAGTATCTACGGTGATGAAGTTAAAACTCTCGTTAAGCGACTCGAATGGGTTGAACCACAACTGTTGGCTCGCGAAATAGCCAACGAACACAGCCAACTGCAAGCAGTGCTGTTAGGCTTGCTACCGCCAGAAAGTGCTGCACAAGTGCTGCAAGGACTCCCCACTGAAGTCCAAGATGAGGTGCTGGTTCGTATCGCACAGTTGGGTGATATTGATCGTGAGGTCGTTGACGAACTAAAGCAACTGGTCGAACGCTGTATGCTGATCGCTATGGGTAAAAGCTATACCCAAATCAGCGGAGTACGCCAAGTTGCCGATATCCTCAACCGTTTTGACGGCGACAGAGAGCAGCTAATGGAGATGCTCAAACTACATGATAAACAGTTAGCCAACAATGTAGCAGACAACATGTTCGACTTTATTATTCTCGGGCGTCAGAAACCAGAAACGCTGCAAGAGATCATGGCAGTGGTGCCAGCCGATGTGCTTGCTCTGGCATTAAAAGGTATCGACAGCGAGCTAAAATCCACCCTACTTAGCGCCTTACCAAAACGCATGTCTTCGGCAATCGAAACTCAAGTGGAAGCTATTGGTAGCGTACCATTGAGCCAAGCGATTGCTGCTCGGAAAGAGATCATGACCTTAGCTAAACAGATGATGGATGACGGCGAATTCGAGTTGCAACTGTTTGAAGAACAGGTAGTAGAGTAA
- the fliF gene encoding flagellar basal-body MS-ring/collar protein FliF translates to MSTTLTQTSPVVTDVNGSNDRLNSLKQKWQQFSRGDNYAATLAILAIVAACVIVLMLWSTGRGYSPLYGNQENVETSRIMEVLETEGIRYRLDPTTGLVLVPEDKLGNARMLLAARGVKAKVPSGMDSLDASTIGTSQFMEQAKYRYSLEGELSRTIMALKAVKSARVHLAIPKKTLFIRQQPELPSASVMLALFAGQHIQSEQIISIANLVAGSVTGMTPERVQIVDQEGNHLSADINASQDLTQARDKQLQYTQELEQSLVSRASSMLQPILGQDNFQVQVAATVNFNQVEETRESLDPQTVVSQENQSTKQTSGNMALGIPGALSNQPPTAGAAPAANSNTDLNQQESRQFEIGRSVKHTRYQQMQLENLSIAVLLNSQAAGETGWSQPQLDQISNMVQGAIGYSTNRGDQFSISSFDFAPVQVVEFEPLPWWQAESYQAYLRYFIGAILGLGMIFFVLRPLVQHLTRTVDLNSKDNQQETPTPLIPPAEARDNKTISEAQAQTDALLDLNNSNTDNNWSSNLSLPAPGSPLTIQMEHLSLLANQEPARVAEVISHWINDQESEQPSHQA, encoded by the coding sequence ATGTCGACCACATTGACTCAAACCAGCCCAGTCGTAACCGATGTAAATGGCAGTAATGATCGCCTTAACAGCTTGAAGCAAAAATGGCAGCAGTTCAGTCGCGGTGATAATTACGCCGCGACACTGGCTATTTTGGCTATCGTTGCCGCCTGCGTCATCGTATTAATGCTGTGGAGTACCGGCCGAGGCTATAGTCCGCTTTATGGTAATCAGGAAAACGTCGAGACCTCTCGCATCATGGAAGTGCTCGAAACCGAAGGGATCCGTTACCGACTAGACCCTACTACAGGCTTGGTGTTAGTACCTGAAGACAAGCTGGGTAACGCCCGTATGTTGCTCGCCGCTCGTGGCGTGAAAGCCAAGGTCCCATCAGGCATGGATTCTCTTGATGCATCGACCATTGGCACCAGCCAGTTTATGGAACAAGCAAAGTATCGCTATAGCTTAGAGGGCGAGTTATCACGAACTATCATGGCACTCAAGGCAGTTAAATCCGCGAGAGTTCACCTCGCTATTCCCAAGAAGACGCTATTTATCCGCCAACAACCTGAATTGCCATCAGCCTCAGTGATGTTAGCGCTATTTGCTGGTCAACATATACAGTCAGAACAGATTATCTCGATTGCCAATTTAGTCGCCGGCAGTGTCACTGGGATGACACCAGAGCGTGTACAAATTGTTGACCAAGAGGGCAACCATTTAAGTGCTGATATCAATGCTAGTCAAGATCTAACTCAAGCGCGAGATAAGCAACTGCAATACACCCAAGAGCTTGAGCAGAGCTTAGTTAGCCGCGCCTCTAGCATGTTACAACCTATTCTCGGACAGGATAATTTCCAAGTACAGGTTGCAGCTACGGTTAACTTCAACCAAGTCGAAGAAACACGTGAATCACTAGACCCGCAAACCGTGGTGAGCCAAGAGAATCAAAGTACCAAGCAAACCAGTGGCAATATGGCACTGGGGATCCCCGGAGCCTTAAGTAATCAGCCTCCTACGGCCGGAGCAGCACCTGCCGCCAACAGCAACACCGATCTTAATCAACAAGAAAGTCGTCAGTTTGAAATTGGCCGCTCAGTTAAACACACCCGTTACCAACAAATGCAGTTAGAGAACCTATCTATCGCGGTACTGCTCAATAGCCAAGCCGCAGGCGAAACAGGCTGGAGTCAACCGCAACTCGACCAAATTAGCAACATGGTTCAGGGCGCAATCGGCTACTCAACCAACCGTGGCGACCAATTCAGTATCAGTAGTTTTGATTTTGCCCCGGTACAAGTGGTTGAGTTTGAACCTCTGCCGTGGTGGCAAGCCGAAAGCTACCAAGCATACTTACGCTACTTCATCGGTGCGATTTTAGGGCTCGGGATGATCTTCTTTGTACTGCGTCCATTGGTGCAACATTTAACCCGCACGGTTGACCTCAACAGCAAAGACAATCAGCAGGAAACGCCTACACCGTTAATCCCGCCAGCAGAAGCCAGAGACAATAAAACCATTAGCGAAGCGCAGGCACAAACAGATGCATTGTTGGATCTCAACAATAGCAACACTGACAACAACTGGAGCAGTAATCTCAGCTTACCTGCGCCGGGCTCACCATTAACGATACAGATGGAACACCTCAGCTTGCTTGCGAATCAAGAGCCAGCACGTGTGGCCGAGGTCATATCCCATTGGATTAATGACCAAGAAAGCGAACAACCATCTCATCAAGCTTAA
- the fliE gene encoding flagellar hook-basal body complex protein FliE, with the protein MSNASIASAQSMIQQLNIHSEMAQGAIKIGPNPRDFGLQPASFTDLMQNKVSQINTDQNTTSALVRAVDSGESDDLVGAMVASQKASLSFSAMIQIRNRLVQAFDEVMKMPI; encoded by the coding sequence ATGTCAAATGCCAGCATTGCCAGCGCCCAGTCAATGATCCAGCAACTCAATATCCACTCAGAGATGGCCCAAGGTGCCATTAAAATCGGTCCTAACCCACGAGATTTTGGACTTCAGCCCGCCTCATTTACCGATCTGATGCAAAATAAAGTCAGTCAGATCAATACTGACCAAAATACCACGTCGGCACTCGTTAGAGCCGTGGATAGTGGCGAAAGTGATGACTTAGTGGGCGCCATGGTGGCATCGCAGAAGGCCAGTCTGTCATTTTCAGCCATGATTCAGATCAGAAACCGTTTAGTGCAAGCGTTTGATGAAGTCATGAAAATGCCTATCTAA
- a CDS encoding sigma-54 interaction domain-containing protein: MNRSSLRFVDAKLPQESLKKIALQGFSLWQTDDNEQPWLSLVNLSLCSSHDVANQLRQCPGKHQVALLEPEQTELASIAMQCGVQDYLLLPIDEEQLCSLLQRLRRLELPNNELICAAPVSRQLLMLAHRAANTEASVLLTGESGTGKEPLARYIHRHSDRAEQPFVAINCAAIPESILESILFGHVKGAFTGANTDQPGKFEFANGGTILLDEIAEMPVALQAKLLRVLQEREVERLGSHKSIALDIRIIAATNKDLRQAMLDGQFREDLFYRLDVLPIKILPLRQRREDILPIAEHFLQRYKILAANQQCYFSEQARNLLLNHDWPGNVRELENTIQRALVMRRGQALQAEELGLANDEGNAAKEPNESGLKASKRQAEFQYIIDTLKRHNGHRNNTALALGMTTRALRYKLVQMREDGIDIEQILSSSGHAA, from the coding sequence GTGAATCGTTCTAGTTTAAGATTTGTCGACGCCAAATTACCCCAAGAAAGCCTGAAAAAAATCGCTCTACAAGGGTTTAGTCTTTGGCAAACTGATGATAACGAACAGCCATGGTTGAGCTTAGTCAATCTTTCGCTGTGCAGCAGCCACGATGTTGCCAACCAGCTAAGACAATGCCCAGGTAAGCACCAAGTCGCACTACTAGAACCGGAACAAACTGAACTTGCCAGTATTGCAATGCAGTGCGGTGTGCAAGACTATCTGCTTTTACCTATAGACGAAGAGCAGCTGTGTTCTCTGTTGCAGCGATTGCGCCGATTAGAGTTGCCCAATAATGAGCTGATTTGTGCCGCGCCAGTCAGTCGCCAGTTGCTGATGCTGGCTCATCGAGCTGCCAATACCGAAGCCAGTGTATTACTCACCGGTGAAAGTGGCACAGGCAAAGAACCCTTGGCTCGCTACATTCATCGTCATTCCGACCGTGCAGAACAGCCTTTTGTTGCTATCAATTGCGCCGCAATCCCGGAAAGTATCTTAGAGTCGATTCTATTTGGCCATGTTAAAGGTGCCTTTACCGGCGCCAACACCGATCAACCTGGTAAATTTGAATTCGCCAACGGCGGCACCATATTGCTCGATGAAATCGCCGAAATGCCGGTTGCATTACAAGCCAAGTTGCTGCGGGTTTTACAGGAAAGAGAGGTGGAGCGCTTAGGCAGCCATAAATCAATTGCACTCGACATTCGCATTATTGCCGCCACCAATAAAGATCTGCGCCAAGCCATGCTCGATGGCCAATTTAGAGAAGACCTTTTCTATCGATTAGATGTGTTGCCAATAAAGATATTACCTCTTAGGCAAAGACGTGAAGATATTCTGCCCATCGCCGAGCATTTTTTACAGCGCTATAAAATTTTGGCTGCTAACCAGCAATGCTATTTCAGCGAACAAGCACGCAATTTACTACTAAACCATGATTGGCCAGGCAACGTCCGAGAACTTGAAAATACCATCCAGCGCGCACTTGTTATGCGTCGTGGCCAAGCGCTACAAGCTGAAGAACTCGGCTTAGCAAACGATGAGGGAAATGCAGCCAAAGAACCCAATGAATCCGGACTAAAAGCCTCAAAGCGCCAAGCAGAGTTCCAATACATTATCGATACCTTGAAACGCCATAATGGTCACCGAAATAATACGGCACTAGCCCTTGGGATGACCACCCGCGCCCTGCGATACAAGCTTGTACAGATGCGCGAAGACGGCATCGATATAGAACAAATATTGTCATCTTCTGGTCACGCTGCGTAA
- a CDS encoding MotY family protein: MKLSVYISACSLFICTLLTNNLFAASINYQTPFEKAQWQFSGDQFGCEINHRVQRFGTFQLIASPGEALTLSLRADWLSLNNTQSQAAVVPPSWQAKIQQPIATTSLNWLGSQALAQHDTNPFLEALEQGLTWQVSIATENSGYQVSSSPVATQTVANQFKICRQQLLPKPFSYLRRLELKFASSSSLLSPAHEQDLYAIHRYLQADPSIVEILIDGHADASGERLANLVLSKARADEVKSRLIELGVPPQIIQTRHHGNRAPVASNTDGAGRQLNRRVSVRLVKSAKSSSLGASK, translated from the coding sequence TTGAAACTCTCAGTTTATATTTCGGCCTGTTCGCTCTTTATTTGTACTCTCCTCACAAATAACTTATTTGCAGCATCGATCAATTATCAAACACCTTTTGAAAAAGCCCAATGGCAGTTTTCAGGGGACCAATTTGGCTGTGAAATCAACCATAGAGTACAGCGTTTTGGTACCTTTCAGCTTATTGCAAGCCCTGGTGAAGCGCTCACTCTATCGCTTAGAGCTGACTGGTTAAGTTTAAATAATACTCAAAGCCAAGCCGCAGTAGTCCCCCCCTCTTGGCAAGCAAAGATCCAACAACCTATCGCGACAACATCGCTCAATTGGCTAGGTTCTCAAGCATTAGCTCAGCACGATACCAATCCATTTCTAGAGGCTCTCGAACAAGGCTTAACCTGGCAAGTTAGCATCGCAACTGAAAATAGTGGGTATCAAGTCAGCTCCAGCCCTGTTGCCACACAAACCGTCGCCAATCAATTCAAGATCTGTCGTCAACAATTACTCCCAAAGCCCTTTAGCTACTTGCGCCGTCTTGAGCTGAAATTTGCTAGTAGTTCAAGCCTGTTAAGCCCTGCACATGAACAAGATCTCTACGCTATTCACCGCTACCTCCAAGCAGACCCAAGTATCGTTGAGATATTAATCGACGGCCATGCCGATGCCTCTGGTGAACGACTTGCTAACTTAGTACTCAGTAAAGCGCGCGCTGATGAAGTGAAGTCTCGACTCATAGAGCTTGGAGTTCCACCACAGATCATCCAAACACGACATCACGGCAATCGTGCTCCCGTAGCCAGTAACACAGATGGCGCTGGGAGACAGCTAAACCGAAGAGTTAGCGTACGTTTAGTCAAATCAGCCAAAAGCTCAAGCTTGGGAGCATCAAAGTGA